In Mycetocola zhujimingii, one DNA window encodes the following:
- a CDS encoding TetR/AcrR family transcriptional regulator — MVSTDVPRDQLRGRETKQRVLEAAAAEFAEHGVAGARINRIAQTAAASKERIYAWFGDKDALFDQVMQIGLDRLAHAVPIDTDLVEYTVQLHDYFVADPSAERVAVWAWLHDAAAQGSFSAGRVDGYRRKLDVIRDAQRSGLVEPTWKPEELLALLLAIASSWERAPAELRSVSESEPDDSDSRRAAVREAARRLVEPRA; from the coding sequence TCAACTCCGCGGGCGCGAAACAAAGCAGCGCGTGCTCGAGGCCGCGGCGGCCGAGTTTGCTGAGCACGGCGTCGCTGGCGCGCGAATCAATCGCATCGCACAGACAGCGGCAGCGAGCAAGGAACGCATCTACGCCTGGTTCGGCGACAAGGATGCGCTGTTCGATCAGGTGATGCAGATCGGCCTCGACCGGCTTGCCCACGCCGTGCCGATCGACACCGACCTCGTTGAATACACCGTGCAGTTGCACGATTACTTCGTGGCCGACCCGAGCGCCGAGCGCGTCGCCGTGTGGGCGTGGCTCCACGACGCCGCAGCCCAGGGGTCGTTCTCCGCGGGACGGGTCGACGGTTACCGCCGCAAGCTCGACGTCATTCGCGACGCGCAACGTTCCGGCCTGGTGGAGCCCACCTGGAAGCCGGAAGAACTGCTCGCACTGCTGCTCGCCATCGCCAGCAGCTGGGAACGCGCACCGGCTGAATTACGCTCGGTCAGTGAATCCGAGCCCGACGACAGCGACAGCCGCCGCGCAGCCGTTCGAGAGGCTGCACGGCGGCTGGTAGAACCGCGGGCGTAA